CATGAAATACGCCTTGCTGGCGCCGCGCCAAGGTGTAGAGCACGGGCGCGGCATTGCCTTCGGGGCTCGCGTTGGCCTGATCGACGAGCGCCATGATTCCGGCGAAGATGGCCGCGGAAGCGGCCGTGCCGCTCTGGGCGGCGGTGCAGACCCTGCCGGAGCATGCGGCGAGATTATCGGCGGCGAGAGCGATGTCAGGCAGGTAGCGATGGCGGGTCACGGAGCCATCGGGGTCGGATGCTGGAACTCCGGCGGCAACCTGCCAGGAGGGCGCGGGGATGAGGGTGCTGGCTCCGCCACTGCCGGCGAGGCCGTTCTGGTTCCAGGCGGATTCGGCACTGGAAGAGATGAAGTTGCTGCCGCCTACGGCGACGTTGTAGGGCGTGGCGGCGATGGCGTTGACTCCGGTGCCGGATGCGGAACAGTTTGCGCCGGCGTTGCCGGTGGGGACGACGACGGTGATGCCTTCCGCAGCGGCCTGGGCGAAGAGGGACGTGTAAAAGGCTGCGTGCTGCGAGGCGATCGCGGATTCGCAGGCAGCGGCATCGACGAGCAGGATGGGCGCGAGATCATGATCGACCGCATAGGCGGCGGAGAGATCAATGCCATCGGTGCTGGCGGTGCTGGGCGAGACGATGACCTGGATGGAGGCTTGAGGAGCGATGGCTCCGGCCCATGCGGCGGCGAGCGTGGCCTGATTGCTGAAACTTGCGGGAGCAGCACCGTTGAGGACGGTGGTTGCCGGGGCGGCAGGCAGCGAGTGCGCGGCGCGAAAGGCGGCGAGGCTGGTTGCGTCCACGGGAGCGCGGGCGGCGATGGCGATGGATTCGCCTGTACCGTTGAGGCCCTTCGCATAGAGCGGCGCTAGGTTGTAGGCAGAGACCAATTGCGCGGGCGTGATAGGCGTAGTGGAAGACAGTGGAAGCGTGGCGGGGGTGGTGGCTTCGATGCCGGAGATGCTGACGAATCCCGCTATGGCCGGGGCAAGATTTGCCGGTGCGGAGAGCGGCACGGCATTGGCATAGCGGGTGTCGCCGCCGGCGCGGTAGCTCTCGATGCGAGTGCGGAAGGCCTGCTCCATGTTGGCAACGGTGCCGGAGATTTCGATCCACTGATGGCCCTGGGCGACCGCATCTACGGTCAGCCCCTGGCCGGTGAGCCATGTGGTGAGAGCCGCGACAGTGTCGCTGGAGGGACCGAACTGCTGGCCGTACTGAGCCGGGGTGAGCCAGTGATGGAACGCGGGCGATGCGGAGTTGTTGACTTCACCGAGAAAGGTCTGGAGTGCCGCGGACTGAGATGCCGAAGGCTGCAACAGGAGGAGCATGTGGTCGAGGCGCACGTTTTGCGGAGCGGCCCCGAGGGAAGTCGCCTGCGAGGCCAGCAGAGAGGTGGAGTGAGGCAGGGTCTGGTCGGCCGTGGTCTGCGCAGAGGCAAGCGAGGCCAGGAGCAGGCAGAAAAACACGGGCGGCAGCCAGTGCCGGATGGAAAGGCGTCTCATCGCGTATGGAAAACCCTCGTAAAGCATTCGACCGCAGCGTGTTGCGGTGGCTTCTGTCGATTGTGCCACCTGTTGGAAAGTGCTGTCTGTAACCCGTTCGGGCCGCAACAGGCACTTTTTGGTACTGTTTCGCCGGGGATTGCGGGGAAGGAGGAATGGGCGTTCCGAGGGTGCGTGTGATGGGCTTCACACCTTCCATGGCTGGAAAGAGGTACACTTTTCCGTTATGGCTACCGCACAGATTGCTACCAATATTCGTCCTCGTTCGCCGCAAGGCGAGTTTCGCAATGAGCCTTTTACCGACTTTTCAAAGCATGAGCACGCGCATGCCATGCGCGAGGCGCTGACGCGCGTGGGCGACCGGCTGGGTCATGAATATGACCTGATCCTTGGCGGAGAGCGGCTGCGGACGAAGGAGAAGATTTCTTCGATCAATCCGGCGCGGCCCGCGCAGGTGGTGGGAGTACACCAGAAGGCCGGTGCGGAGCATGCCGAGCAGGCGATGCAGGCGGCGCTGAAGGCGTATGAGACGTGGCAGTATGTTCCGGTGGCGGAACGGGCTTCTCTGCTGCTGGAGGCGTCTGCGCTGATTCGCGAGCGCAAGTTTGATTTTTGCGCGTGGCTGGTCTTTGAAGTCGGCAAGAACTGGGCCGAGGCCGATGCGGATGTGGCCGAGACGATCGACTTCCTGGAGTTTTATGCCCGCGAGGCGCTGCGCCTGGACGCGGCGACGACGCCGATTCAGTATCCGGGCGAGAAGAATGAACTGCTTTACATTCCGCTGGGTGTGGGCGCAGTGATTCCGCCGTGGAATTTTCCGTTTGCCATCATGGCGGGCATGACGGCGGCGGCGATTGTGACGGGGAACACGGTTGTGCTGAAGCCTTCGAGTGACTCGCCGACGATTGCGGCGCAGTTTGTGGAGGTGCTGGAGGAAGCCGGTATTCCGGCGGGCGTGGTGAACTTCTGCCCGGGCTCGGGCGCCACCTTTGGCAACGCGATTGTGGAGCATCCGAAGACGCGCTTTATCGCCTTTACGGGATCGAAGGAAGTGGGACTGGACATTCATGAGCGCGCCGCCCGCACGAAGCCGGGCCAGATCTGGATCAAGCGGACGATTCTGGAGATGGGCGGCAAGGACTCGATTATTGTGAGCGCCGATTGCGATCTGGATCAGGCGGTGCAGGGCGTGCTGGCCTCAGCCTTTGGCTTTAGCGGGCAGAAGTGCTCGGCCTGCTCGCGCGCGATTGTGGATGAGTCGATCTATGACGTCTTTCTCGACCGCCTGCGCGAAGGAGTTGAGGCCTGGAAGGTAGGCGATCCGTCGAGCAACGCGAAGATGGGCCCGGTGGTGAATCGCGGCGCGATGGAGAGCATTCTTGGCTACGTCGAGAAGGGCAAGAAGGAAGGCCGCTTGCTGGCTGGTGGAAACGCGATCGAGACGCCGGAAAAGGGCTACTATGTGGAGCCGACGATCTTTGCCGATATTCCGGCGAAGGGTGTGCTGGCGCAGGAGGAGATCTTCGGGCCGGTGCTGGCGGTGATTCGCGTGAAGAACTTTGACGAAGCGCTGGAAGTGGCCAACAACACGGAGTATGGCCTGACGGGCGCGCTCTACAGCACGGACCGCAACAAGCTGGCCATTGCGCGGCAGCGATTTCATGTGGGGAATCTTTATTTCAACCGCAAGTGCACGGGCGCGATGGTGGGGGCGCATCCTTTTGGCGGCTTCAATATGTCGGGCACGGATTCCAAGGCGGGCGGCCCGGATTACCTGTATCTCTTTACGCAGGCAAAATCGGTGGCCGAGAAGCTCGGATAGTCGGGGTATTTTCAAGTATGGAAAGCGGCTCGATCCCCAGAGATCGAGCCGCTTTTTTCCGTGCTACGGGGTCTGCATCAACAGATCGCCGATGGCATTGGCTGCGTCGGCGAGCATGCGATGGTGAATAGTGAAGAGCGCGAGTTCGAGGCGGTCGGAGACACCGGTTTTGTCGTAGATGCTGCGCAGGTAATTCTTGATGACCTGCTCGGTGGTTCCCAGACGCTGGGCGATTTCGCGATTCTTGCAGCCCTGGATGATGAGCGCGACAATCTTCATCTCTTTGGGAGTCAGACGGTCCCGGACGCGGGCCCCTACGCTGTCTTCTTCCATCTCTCCTGCTTCGCTCCCGCTGACGCGAACGTTGCGCTCTCCGCGAGCGACACGGCGTGCACAGTCAATGAGATTGGGTCCACTGATGGAGCGATGGATGACGCCATCGACGCCAGCCTGGAAGTAGGATTGGCTGGACTCTCCATTTTCAGCCACAAGCAAACAGCGGCTGGAGGCGAGGCGGGCTCTTTCTACTACCTGGGGGACCTGTAATTTGAGAGAAGTGGCGAAGATAACGGTTGCACCGCGGAAGGTTTCCATGGCGGGGAAGATTCTTTCCGGCTCTGAGCATTGAGCAATGATGCGGAAATCATCTTCCATGGCGAGTATTTTGGCAGTTCCTGCACGGAAAATAGCCTGGCTATCAGCCAAGATAACTTTATTCATCGTCAGCCCCTTGTCGCGTGACGTAGAAAATCGGCAATGGTACTACATGGTTAAGTCCTCATGCGCTTCAGCGATTGGCTGCTGCTGAAGATAAAAGCGCAAGAAGATGCCTTCTTTGGGCATTTGAGAATCTGTCTGCCTTTTTTCGGATAGCGAACTATATCCACTCAGCCGCCAGCCGTGTGCAGTTAACGAGAAAACCAAGGTGAATCGGGAACTTGTCGTATCTATACAACAAGAGTTATTGGAAAATAAGTACCCCAAAGGTGGGATGGCGTAAACGGTTTCAGGGGGAGTAGCGGCTGGTATTGTGGAATTATGGCAAAGCCAGTGATTCTTGCGGTGGATGACGATCCGAACGTGCTGGAGGCGGTGGTTCAGGATCTGCGTCGTAAATATGGGGCGGAGTACCGGGTGCTGCGGGCCGGTTCAGGACAGGCCGGGCTGGACATCAGCCGGCAGTTGCAGGAGCGGGGGGATGCGGTTGCGCTGTACCTGTCAGACCAGCGGATGCCGGGCATGTCTGGCGTGGAATTTCTGGAGCGGGCCCAGACTCTTTACCCGGAGGCGCGCCGTGCTCTGCTGACCGCTTATGCGGACACGGAGGCGGCGATCCGGGCGATCAATTCGGCGCGCATTCACTACTATCTGACGAAGCCCTGGGATCCGCCGGAGCAGCAGTTTTATCCGGTCATCGACGACTTGCTGGTTTCGTGGAAGCAGGGCTACCGGCCTCCGTTTGAAGGGCTGAAGGTGATTGGGCCGCGCTGGACGCTGATGGATCATCAGGTTCGGGATTTTCTATCGAGGAACCAGGTTCCTTATCTGTGGCTCGATCCGGAGCGGGATGAGCAGGCCACACAACTGCTGCGAAAGCATGCGCTGGACGACCGGAAGCTGCCGGTGGTGATCTTTCCGGACGGCAGCTCGATGGCGCAGCCTGACCTGCATAGCCTGGCCGAGAAGGTGGGTCTGCGAACTCAGGCCAAGGCTGAATACTACGACGTGGTAGTGGTAGGCGCGGGTCCGGCCGGGCTGGGCGCGGCGGTGTATGCCGCTTCGGAGGGGTTGAGCACGCTCATTCTGGAGCCGGAGGCTCCTGGAGGCCAGGCCGGGAGCAGCTCGCGGATTGAGAACTACCTCGGTTTCCCCTCGGGAATTACGGGGGCCGATCTGGCACGGCGCGCCCATACGCAGGCGACCCGGTTTGGCGCGGAGTTTTTAACCCAGCGCGCTTCAGGCCTGCGAGCTGAGGGGCAGTATCGTTTTATCCAGATGGCCGATGGGCGCGAGGTGAGCTGCCGGGTGTGCCTGCTGGCACTGGGGGTCCGCTACCGGAAGCTGGATGCTCCGGGGATCGAATCGCTGACCGGCAAAGGTGTCTATTACGGTGCGGCGCTGGTCGAGGCGAGGTCCTGCAGTGACGAGGACGTGTACATTGTGGGAGGAGCAAACTCCGCAGGGCAGGCGGCGATGCATTTCTCGAAGTTTGCCCGAAGAGTGACCATGTTGGTGCGCGGCGACTCTCTGGAAAGCAGCATGTCAAAATATTTGATCGATCAGATTGCTGCCACATCCAATATTGAGGTGGAGACTCACACCCGGGTGGTAGAAGCCCGCGGTGAGGAGCGGCTGACCAGCCTGCGGCTGGAGACGCCCCAGGGAGAAGAAACGCGGGAGGCTTCAGCGCTGTTTATTTTCATTGGAGCCGCTCCGCAGACCGATTGGCTGCCGCCCGCGATTTTGCGGGACATGAATGGATTTGTGCTGACCGGGCCTGATCTGCGGTTGCAGGGGAGTTTGCCTGAGTCATGGAAAGAAGACCGGGACCCGTTTCTGCTGGAAACCAGCATGTCAGGAGTTTTCGCGGCCGGGGATGTTCGGCACGGATCCGTGAAAAGAGCGGCTACCGCTGTGGGGGAAGGAGCGATCGCGGTCCAGTTTGTGCATCAATACCTGGCGCGGTACTAACGATTCATGCTCAGTCAAGGCATCGAAACCAAAATGATTCCGGGAAGCGAGCTGCTTCCTTTTCTGCAGAAGGTGAAGGGCTTTCAAGGGCTCAAGGCCGAGGACCTGCAATGCATCGACGAGGTGCAGATGATGCAGGTGGCCAAGGGGCAGAATGTTTACAACCAAGGTCCTCATGAGCTTTCTTTCTGGCTGCTGATTGAGGGTCAGCTGCAGATCTTCAAGGAAGAGGGCGACGGCTCCCGGAGCATGATTGCGACTCTCGCCAGCGGGGAATCGTTTGGTGAAGTTCCACTGCTCAGTGGCGCGCAGAGCATCATGGCCACTTGTCACGCGGTGGAAGCCAGCACGCTGATCCGGATGGAGAGCGAATCGTTCTGGCATCTGCTTGGAACGTGCCCCACCGTGCGGCGGACGATTCTGCAGAATATGTCGCACCGCTCTGGCGCCTACAACGCATTGCAACTGCAACGGGAAAAGCTGGTTTCGCTCGGTATGCTGGCAGCCGGTTTGATGCATGAGTTGAATAATCCGGGCAGCGCCGCGAAACGGGCTGCGGCGCAATTGCGGGAGTCATTGCAGACCCTGCCGGAGGTCTGCCTGCGGCTGAGCCAGATCTCTCTGAATCCGAAACAAATCGAGTGCATGCGCTATCTGCAGAATGAGGTGATGGCGCACACCAAGCCGAAGCCGGCCAGTTCTCTGGAAGAGTCAGATGCGGAAGAAGAGCTAGCCCAGTGGCTTGAGGAACTGGGTGTGCAGGATGCGTGGAAGCTGTCGTCCACTCTGATTTCGGCAGGCTGGCGGCGCAAGGACATGGAATGCACGCAGGGCACGTTTCAAGACGAGACGCTGGCCGAGACGCTGCGATGGCTGCAAGGCTTCATTGATAGCATGCAGGCTGTCTCCACCATCGAAGAGAGCCTGGCACGAGTGACCGACCTTGTGCTTGCAGTCAAACGTTACGCCTACGAAGACAAAAGCACCCTGCACGAAGTCAATGTCCACGAGGGTATCTACAGCACCCTCACCATCCTTGGACACAAGTTGCGCCACAAACAGATCCAGATCACCAAGCTCTTCGACGCGAATCTTCCCAAAGTGAAAACGTGCGGGCGTGGGCTGAACCAGGTGTGGACGAATCTACTGGACAACGCGATTGATGCGGCTCCCGAGGGTTCCACGCTGACGGTGCGTACGTGGGGTGAGCCGGGCTTTGTCTGCGTGAGCATTACGGATCAGGGGCCGGGCATCCCGGAGCAGGAACAGAAGCATATCTTCGAGCCCTTCTACACGACCAAGCCGGTGGGTGTGGGTACAGGGCTTGGTCTCGACATCGCGCATCGCATCGTAACGGGGCAATACCAGGGGAGCATCTCCTTTGCGTCGCAGCCGGGATCAACGGAGTTCACGGTGCGTCTGCCGATCGTCAGCGCGAATTAATTTTTTCTAATTCACTTTCTCTCTGTGCTGCTTTGCGCGCTGAGCGCGGAGGTGCGCGAGCATCCAGACGGCCGTCCCTTCACTCAAGAGAACTTCTCCCTCGCCGATACAGACCTTGACGCATGTTCCCCGCATGAACCCTTGCCCTTGAGGCGAGCGAGGGTATCAGTCAAAGAAAAATCTGCTGATCGGAACCCTTGGGAAGGAGTTGTATCCCACATGCTGGCCATTGTTGGAATCTTGATCGTAATTGGTGCGGTGCTGGGCGGATTTCTTATGGAGAAGGGCCCTCTGCTGGTGTTGATGCAGCCGGCCGAGCTGCTGATTATTGGCGGCGCCGCCGTGGGGACGATGCTGATTGCCAATCCTCTGCGCATTTTGAAGGCGATTGCGGGGGGCCTGAAGGGTGTGCTCGGGAAGTCTTCCTTTGGGAAAGACAATTACCTGACGACGCTGAAGATGCTGTATGAGCTTTTGAACAAGGCCCGGCGGCTGGGCATGCTGGGCATTGAGGCGGACATTGAGAATCCTGCTGAGAGCCAGTTGTTCCAGAACTACCCAAACTTTCTGAAGCACCATCATCATCGTGATTTTGTTTGCGACACGTTGCGCATGGCAATTTCGGGCAACGTGGATGCGTTTGATATGGACCAGATGATGGAGCGGGATATCGAGGTGCATCATCATGGTGCGATGCAGCCGATTACGGCGCTGACGACGATGGCCGACTCGCTGCCGGGGCTGGGAATTGTGGCGGCGGTGCTGGGCGTGGTGATCACGATGGGCGCACTCGATGGGCCTCCAGGCGAGATTGGCCACAAGGTCGCGGCGGCGCTGGTGGGCACATTTCTTGGCATTCTGATGTGCTATGGGTTTGTGGGGCCGTTGAGCTCAAGCATGAGCAAAACAGTGGATGACGAGAATGCGTATCTGTATGTGTTGCGTATTGTTTTGATCTCCTTCATCAAGGGCCAGCCGCCTGTGCTGGCGATTGAGGCGGGCCGCCGTGCGATTCCTTCCCATGTGCGGCCGGGCTTTGCCGAGGTGGAAGCAGCGTACCGGGGTGAGGCTGCCGGAGCGAATGGACAGGCTGGGGCCGAGGCGGCGGCGCAGGCATGAGTCCGCATCGGCCGATTATCGTGATTCGCAAGAAGGTGAGCCACGGAGGCCACCATGGCGGGGCCTGGAAGGTTGCTTACGCGGATTTTGTGACCGCCATGATGTCACTGTTCATCGTGCTTTGGCTGATGAACACGAGTACACCGATCAAGAAGATCATTGCCGGGTACTTTCGAGATCCCAAGAGCAACTCCGCGTTGACCGGCAACGATCACAATGGCGCGACGGATGATCTGACGTGGAAGAAGCAGGATATTCGGAATATCAAGACGCAGATATCCGAGGCCATGCATGCGCAGATTCAGCTCAAGGCGTTGCAGAATCACGTGAACATGGTGGTGACGCCGGAGGGGTTGCGGATTGAACTGTTGGAGGCGAAGGGCGGCACCTTTTTTGATTCGGGAAGCTCGAAGCTCAGCGCGGGCGGGAAAGAGATGTTGAAGCTGCTGGCGCAGCAGCTTGGAGGGGTGCCGAACCGGATCACGATTGAAGGATATACAGATGCCAAGCCCTATCCGGGCAAGGACGGGTATACGAACTGGGATCTCTCGGCGGATCGCGCCAATGCGGCACGACGCCTGATGCAGGCGAGCGGCCTGCATGCGGGGCAGGTGGCGGAGGTGCGCGGATATGGGGACCAGAATCTGCGATTGCCAAACAAGCCTTTTGATCCGACAAATCGGCGCATCACGATTGTGGTGCATTATGTGACGGCTCCATCAAGCCCGGGCAAGGCGAAGCCAGGCGCGCCCGCAGCGCCGGCAAAGGTAGCCCATCCGGTTGCATCACAAAAGCCTTTGAAGAAATAACAGCGAATTTATAGCGTGATAGCGGCGCGTTGCATGCGCGCGCCGCTATCCGGATGCCGGCAGCGGTAGACTGAAGCGTCGGGAGATGCTGGTGTCTGCTTTCTCTTCTCTGCTGCGCACGGATGTGCTGGTGATTGGCGGTGGGCCTGCCGGTCTGGCGGCTGCGATTGCGCTACGCCAGCGTGGGGTGGATGTGACCGTGGTGGAGGCTCGCCCTGCAAGCATCGACAAAGCCTGCGGAGAAGGGCTGATGCCCGAGGCTCTGACGGCGCTGGAACGTCTCGGGATTTTGCTGGACGCGCGGGATGGTGTGCCCTTTCGCGGCATTCATTTTGAAGATGTCAAAACACGTGTCGAGGCGGTGTTTCCATCGAGGCCCGGCCTGGGCGTGCGGCGGTTGCGGCTGCATGAGCGGCTGAGAGCGCGAGCGGAAGAAGTTGGCGCTCATCTGCTTTGGGAGACGCGATGCCAACTGGCGGGCCCGCAAAGCGCGCTGGTGAATGGAGAGGAGATCCGGTTTCGCGTGCTGGTGGGCGCGGATGGCCAGGCGTCGCAGGTGCGCGCGTGGGCGGGGCTGGATGCGTGCCGAGTGGATCGGGTGCGATATGGATTTCGCCGGCACTACCAAATAGAGCCGTGGACGGATCGTGTGGAGGTGCATTGGGCCGAACGGGGACAGCTCTATATCACTCCGGTAGCGGAGGATTGTGTGTGCGTGGCGTTTGTTGGGCGCGAGCCAATGCGCGAAGATGAGCCCTGGCAGCCGCATTTTCCGTGGGTGGAAGAACGCATAGGGAATGCGGCGGAGTGCTCGGTTCCAAGAGGAGCCCTCTCGGCGACCAGAGTATTGCGAGAGGTCGAGCGTGGCTCTTCAGTAGCGTTGCTGGGTGATGCGGCCGGCTCAGTGGATGCGGTGACTGGCGAAGGGCTGGCTGGGTGCTTTCAGCAGGCAGAGGCGTTGGCGGCCGCAGTTGTGAGCAATGATCTGGAAGCGTACGCGAGCACTCACCGGGCCATCAGCCGCCTGCCGCATCGCATGGCGGCGCTGCTGTTGCTGATGGATCGCTACCCGGCATTACAACAGCGCGCACTGCAGGCTTTGGCGGCGAGGCCGCACCTCTTTGAAGAACTGCTGGCTGTGCATGTGGGCGAGCGCGGACTGCCCCGCTTTGCGCTGGAGCGAGGGCCACAGCTTTGCTTGGGATTGCTGATGGCCTCGTCCTATTAGGCTTCAGCCTGTGAAGCGTACTTCGAGGATGGTGCAGTCGTCGTCGTTCTCATTGGAGCGGCAGTGCTGCTCGACTTCCGCAAATATCTCGTCGAGTCCACTGCAGCCGAGTGCGGCGCGTGCGACCCGATCCTCTCCAAAGAAGTCGCCGTCGCCGGGATGAGCTTCTGTCACTCCGTCTGTGACGACGAGAATGCGGCTTCCGGGGTTCAGAGTTGTTTCTTCCGCCTGAAACTGCGTGTTCTCAATCATGCCTACCGGGAGGTTTGCTTCAGAGAGCCGTGAGGCGCTCGTGCCTGAGCAGAGAAAGGGAGGAATGTGGCCGCAATTGATGTACTCCAGACGTCCGCTGGAGTGCAGGCGCAGGATGGACATGGTGGCATAGCGGCCGATGTCTTTTTCGCAGATGTAACGGTTGACGGCGGCGGCAATTGTGTCCAGCGGCTGGCCTGAGATGAGCTGAGCGTAAATCATTCCTTGCATGGTGCAGGCGAGGATAGCAGCAGAGATTCCTTTGCCTGCGATGTCGGCAACGGCAACGGAAAGGGAACTGTCTGTTCCGACAGCAAGAAAGAAATCGCCGCCGATTTCGCGGCAGGGCACAGAGCGAGCGGCTACGGTCGCGAACGAGAGGCTGGGCAACCGTGCTGTCATGATGTTGGTCTGAATGCGGGCAGCGATATTGAGTTCTTCGCGGTAGTGCCTGGCATGCTCTTCGGCCAGCACCAACTGGGTATTTTCAATCAGAGCGGCAGCGTCGGTGGCAATGGCGCGCAGCAGGTCATTGTCTACCTTGGAGAGAACGCCGGGCTTGAGGCGGCTGTCGAGGTAGAGCAGACCTAATATCTCGTTTTCATCGCCTCGGGGCGTGCGCCGCAGGCTGCGCAGCGGAATGCAGATGACGCTACGAATATGCTGGGCAACGATGCTCTCGGTCTGGCGCTCGGCGCTGAGCGTATCAGTGACAATAAATTCCTTGGCTGTCTTGAGAGCCTCGCGAATAGCACCATGAGAGACGGTGGCATCACTGAAGAGCTGCTCGCCATTGCTATTGCGACCCATGGCGAGCTTCCACTCCTGCTCCTGATCACGCAGAAAGACGTAGCCGCG
The DNA window shown above is from Acidobacterium capsulatum ATCC 51196 and carries:
- a CDS encoding NAD(P)/FAD-dependent oxidoreductase; amino-acid sequence: MSAFSSLLRTDVLVIGGGPAGLAAAIALRQRGVDVTVVEARPASIDKACGEGLMPEALTALERLGILLDARDGVPFRGIHFEDVKTRVEAVFPSRPGLGVRRLRLHERLRARAEEVGAHLLWETRCQLAGPQSALVNGEEIRFRVLVGADGQASQVRAWAGLDACRVDRVRYGFRRHYQIEPWTDRVEVHWAERGQLYITPVAEDCVCVAFVGREPMREDEPWQPHFPWVEERIGNAAECSVPRGALSATRVLREVERGSSVALLGDAAGSVDAVTGEGLAGCFQQAEALAAAVVSNDLEAYASTHRAISRLPHRMAALLLLMDRYPALQQRALQALAARPHLFEELLAVHVGERGLPRFALERGPQLCLGLLMASSY
- a CDS encoding ATP-binding protein; its protein translation is MLSQGIETKMIPGSELLPFLQKVKGFQGLKAEDLQCIDEVQMMQVAKGQNVYNQGPHELSFWLLIEGQLQIFKEEGDGSRSMIATLASGESFGEVPLLSGAQSIMATCHAVEASTLIRMESESFWHLLGTCPTVRRTILQNMSHRSGAYNALQLQREKLVSLGMLAAGLMHELNNPGSAAKRAAAQLRESLQTLPEVCLRLSQISLNPKQIECMRYLQNEVMAHTKPKPASSLEESDAEEELAQWLEELGVQDAWKLSSTLISAGWRRKDMECTQGTFQDETLAETLRWLQGFIDSMQAVSTIEESLARVTDLVLAVKRYAYEDKSTLHEVNVHEGIYSTLTILGHKLRHKQIQITKLFDANLPKVKTCGRGLNQVWTNLLDNAIDAAPEGSTLTVRTWGEPGFVCVSITDQGPGIPEQEQKHIFEPFYTTKPVGVGTGLGLDIAHRIVTGQYQGSISFASQPGSTEFTVRLPIVSAN
- a CDS encoding response regulator: MAKPVILAVDDDPNVLEAVVQDLRRKYGAEYRVLRAGSGQAGLDISRQLQERGDAVALYLSDQRMPGMSGVEFLERAQTLYPEARRALLTAYADTEAAIRAINSARIHYYLTKPWDPPEQQFYPVIDDLLVSWKQGYRPPFEGLKVIGPRWTLMDHQVRDFLSRNQVPYLWLDPERDEQATQLLRKHALDDRKLPVVIFPDGSSMAQPDLHSLAEKVGLRTQAKAEYYDVVVVGAGPAGLGAAVYAASEGLSTLILEPEAPGGQAGSSSRIENYLGFPSGITGADLARRAHTQATRFGAEFLTQRASGLRAEGQYRFIQMADGREVSCRVCLLALGVRYRKLDAPGIESLTGKGVYYGAALVEARSCSDEDVYIVGGANSAGQAAMHFSKFARRVTMLVRGDSLESSMSKYLIDQIAATSNIEVETHTRVVEARGEERLTSLRLETPQGEETREASALFIFIGAAPQTDWLPPAILRDMNGFVLTGPDLRLQGSLPESWKEDRDPFLLETSMSGVFAAGDVRHGSVKRAATAVGEGAIAVQFVHQYLARY
- the pruA gene encoding L-glutamate gamma-semialdehyde dehydrogenase, translated to MATAQIATNIRPRSPQGEFRNEPFTDFSKHEHAHAMREALTRVGDRLGHEYDLILGGERLRTKEKISSINPARPAQVVGVHQKAGAEHAEQAMQAALKAYETWQYVPVAERASLLLEASALIRERKFDFCAWLVFEVGKNWAEADADVAETIDFLEFYAREALRLDAATTPIQYPGEKNELLYIPLGVGAVIPPWNFPFAIMAGMTAAAIVTGNTVVLKPSSDSPTIAAQFVEVLEEAGIPAGVVNFCPGSGATFGNAIVEHPKTRFIAFTGSKEVGLDIHERAARTKPGQIWIKRTILEMGGKDSIIVSADCDLDQAVQGVLASAFGFSGQKCSACSRAIVDESIYDVFLDRLREGVEAWKVGDPSSNAKMGPVVNRGAMESILGYVEKGKKEGRLLAGGNAIETPEKGYYVEPTIFADIPAKGVLAQEEIFGPVLAVIRVKNFDEALEVANNTEYGLTGALYSTDRNKLAIARQRFHVGNLYFNRKCTGAMVGAHPFGGFNMSGTDSKAGGPDYLYLFTQAKSVAEKLG
- the motA gene encoding flagellar motor stator protein MotA; translation: MLAIVGILIVIGAVLGGFLMEKGPLLVLMQPAELLIIGGAAVGTMLIANPLRILKAIAGGLKGVLGKSSFGKDNYLTTLKMLYELLNKARRLGMLGIEADIENPAESQLFQNYPNFLKHHHHRDFVCDTLRMAISGNVDAFDMDQMMERDIEVHHHGAMQPITALTTMADSLPGLGIVAAVLGVVITMGALDGPPGEIGHKVAAALVGTFLGILMCYGFVGPLSSSMSKTVDDENAYLYVLRIVLISFIKGQPPVLAIEAGRRAIPSHVRPGFAEVEAAYRGEAAGANGQAGAEAAAQA
- a CDS encoding response regulator transcription factor, encoding MNKVILADSQAIFRAGTAKILAMEDDFRIIAQCSEPERIFPAMETFRGATVIFATSLKLQVPQVVERARLASSRCLLVAENGESSQSYFQAGVDGVIHRSISGPNLIDCARRVARGERNVRVSGSEAGEMEEDSVGARVRDRLTPKEMKIVALIIQGCKNREIAQRLGTTEQVIKNYLRSIYDKTGVSDRLELALFTIHHRMLADAANAIGDLLMQTP
- a CDS encoding OmpA family protein translates to MSPHRPIIVIRKKVSHGGHHGGAWKVAYADFVTAMMSLFIVLWLMNTSTPIKKIIAGYFRDPKSNSALTGNDHNGATDDLTWKKQDIRNIKTQISEAMHAQIQLKALQNHVNMVVTPEGLRIELLEAKGGTFFDSGSSKLSAGGKEMLKLLAQQLGGVPNRITIEGYTDAKPYPGKDGYTNWDLSADRANAARRLMQASGLHAGQVAEVRGYGDQNLRLPNKPFDPTNRRITIVVHYVTAPSSPGKAKPGAPAAPAKVAHPVASQKPLKK
- a CDS encoding SpoIIE family protein phosphatase; the protein is MPELIAIPYTLVEDQTRDSGTITRLPLTIGRLPENDIVLAHPYVSRRHAEIVRDGSTYYIVDSDSRHGTFWNGQRVSGRKALHTGDTLAFGTPDGPLLHFGVSDATSTSTIREIIEQLPSVGSSSTALEKLRWFFEAARKFTGDGSIEQILAALLETTLQLTQVERGYVFLRDQEQEWKLAMGRNSNGEQLFSDATVSHGAIREALKTAKEFIVTDTLSAERQTESIVAQHIRSVICIPLRSLRRTPRGDENEILGLLYLDSRLKPGVLSKVDNDLLRAIATDAAALIENTQLVLAEEHARHYREELNIAARIQTNIMTARLPSLSFATVAARSVPCREIGGDFFLAVGTDSSLSVAVADIAGKGISAAILACTMQGMIYAQLISGQPLDTIAAAVNRYICEKDIGRYATMSILRLHSSGRLEYINCGHIPPFLCSGTSASRLSEANLPVGMIENTQFQAEETTLNPGSRILVVTDGVTEAHPGDGDFFGEDRVARAALGCSGLDEIFAEVEQHCRSNENDDDCTILEVRFTG